From a region of the Drosophila virilis strain 15010-1051.87 chromosome 3, Dvir_AGI_RSII-ME, whole genome shotgun sequence genome:
- the LOC6636589 gene encoding pupal cuticle protein Edg-91 isoform X2, producing MFNLRSVYLLLACALFCLLLSCSEAAPRPQEEQSAAGDLEAGVEAEEKDLQGAASYGYGYYASPYLGSYYGGGGYWPHYSGSYYGLGYPYYGGYYGLHHHHHGHYGHYF from the exons ATGTTCAACTTGCGCTCTGTCTATCTGCTGCTGGCCTGCGCCTTGTTTTGCCTGCTGCTGAGCTGCTCGGAGGCAGCGCCACGTCCGCAGGAGGAACAGAGCGCGGCCGGCGACCTGGAGGCGGGCGTCGAGGCTGAGGAAAAGGATCTGCAGGGCGCCGCTTCCTATGGCTATGGCTACTATGCCTCACCTTATCTGGGCAGCTActatggcggcggcggctacTGGCCCCACTATAGCGGCAGCTACTACGGCCTGG GCTATCCCTACTATGGCGGCTACTATGGACtgcatcaccatcatcatggACACTATGGACACTATTTCTAA
- the LOC6636589 gene encoding cuticle protein 6.4 isoform X1 has protein sequence MFNLRSVYLLLACALFCLLLSCSEAAPRPQEEQSAAGDLEAGVEAEEKDLQGAASYGYGYYASPYLGSYYGGGGYWPHYSGSYYGLGEFGYPYYGGYYGLHHHHHGHYGHYF, from the exons ATGTTCAACTTGCGCTCTGTCTATCTGCTGCTGGCCTGCGCCTTGTTTTGCCTGCTGCTGAGCTGCTCGGAGGCAGCGCCACGTCCGCAGGAGGAACAGAGCGCGGCCGGCGACCTGGAGGCGGGCGTCGAGGCTGAGGAAAAGGATCTGCAGGGCGCCGCTTCCTATGGCTATGGCTACTATGCCTCACCTTATCTGGGCAGCTActatggcggcggcggctacTGGCCCCACTATAGCGGCAGCTACTACGGCCTGGGTGAGTTTG GCTATCCCTACTATGGCGGCTACTATGGACtgcatcaccatcatcatggACACTATGGACACTATTTCTAA
- the LOC6636588 gene encoding uncharacterized protein codes for MRMQLRFLCIILGAVSAQCLSPFSTQQDGQLQDLSHDVHGGYDYPQPKVPFTDGYSYPRPSVPFPPQPQPPSRGYDYPKPTIAFPPVTSPPPQKIQSGYSYPRPSVPFPPPEQPKYIPPPQQIIPEQPKYVPPVQPSKGYDYPKPSIPFPPPPPVIPKSPPQPQYLPPAKPTNPPQTQYLPPVKPTSPPQPKYLPPAKTSGGYDYPKPAIPFPPPVQPTSPPQPKYLPPVKPTNPPQPKYLPPVQPSKGYDYPKPAVPFPPPVIVKTTPQPQYLPPVRPTSPPQPQYLPPAKPKSGYDYPKPAIPFPPPTPVRPTSPPQPKYLPPVKPTSPPQPKYLPPVQPKSGYDYPKPSIPFPPPVIPKSPPKPQYLPPVKPTSPPQPQYLPPVKPKSGYDYPKPAIPFPPPAPIPTKPPQPKYLPPVQPTSPPQPKYLPPVQPTSPPQPKYLPPVKPTNPPQPKYLPPVKPNGGYDYPKPAIPFPPPVIPKTTPPSQYLPPVVVTSPPQPKHQGYDYPKPAIPFPAPTPAQYLPPPSPKSEGYSYPKPAIAFNF; via the exons ATGAGGATG caACTTCGCTTTCTATGCATCATCCTAGGCGCCGTGAGCGCCCAGTGTTTGTCTCCGTTCTCCACCCAACAGGATGGCCAGCTGCAG GACTTGAGCCATGACGTACATGGGGGATATGATTACCCGCAGCCGAAGGTGCCCTTTACTGATGGTTATTCCTATCCACGCCCATCGGTGCCTTTCCCGCCGCAGCCCCAACCGCCGAGCAGAGGCTATGACTACCCCAAGCCGACAATTGCCTTTCCGCCAGTCACCAGCCCTCCACCACAGAAGATACAGAGTGGCTATTCTTATCCACGCCCATCGGTGCCGTTCCCGCCTCCAGAGCAACCGAAGTATATtccgccgccgcagcagatTATTCCAGAGCAACCGAAATATGTGCCGCCAGTGCAACCCAGCAAAGGCTACGATTATCCCAAGCCATCAATTCCCTTCCCGCCACCACCTCCAGTGATACCGAAGAGTCCACCTCAACCACAGTATTTGCCACCTGCTAAGCCAACAAATCCTCCTCAAACACAGTACTTGCCGCCGGTGAAGCCGACCAGCCCACCACAGCCTAAATACTTACCCCCCGCCAAGACGAGTGGAGGATATGATTACCCGAAGCCGGCGATTCCATTCCCACCGCCCGTTCAACCCACAAGCCCCCCTCAGCCTAAGTACTTGCCGCCCGTGAAGCCGACCAACCCGCCGCAGCCCAAATACCTGCCCCCAGTGCAGCCCAGCAAAGGTTATGATTATCCTAAGCCAGCCGTACCCTTCCCACCACCTGTTATAGTCAAGACTACACCACAGCCTCAGTACTTGCCTCCCGTTAGGCCAACAAGTCCACCTCAACCTCAATATTTGCCACCTGCCAAGCCAAAATCAGGCTATGATTACCCGAAACCGGCAATACCTTTCCCACCGCCGACCCCGGTAAGACCAACAAGTCCACCACAACCCAAATACTTACCTCCTGTGAAGCCGACAAGCCCACCTCAGCCCAAATATCTGCCTCCGGTGCAGCCAAAATCAGGATATGACTACCCGAAGCCGTCAATTCCATTCCCACCACCAGTTATTCCGAAGAGCCCCCCAAAACCACAATACTTGCCCCCTGTTAAGCCTACAAGTCCACCTCAACCTCAATACTTGCCCCCTGTTAAGCCAAAATCGGGATATGACTATCCAAAGCCAGCAATTCCATTCCCACCTCCGGCTCCAATACCCACTAAACCACCTCAGCCAAAATACTTACCTCCCGTGCAACCCACCAGCCCACCTCAACCCAAATATTTACCTCCCGTGCAACCCACCAGCCCACCTCAACCTAAATACTTACCTCCCGTGAAACCCACCAACCCGCCACAGCCTAAATACTTACCTCCCGTCAAGCCAAATGGTGGATATGATTATCCAAAGCCCGCAATTCCATTCCCTCCACCTGTTATACCCAAGACCACACCCCCATCACAATACTTACCACCCGTGGTGGTGACCAGCCCACCTCAGCCCAAGCATCAGGGTTACGACTATCCGAAGCCGGCAATTCCATTCCCGGCACCCACCCCGGCCCAGTATCTGCCACCTCCGTCACCCAAGAGCGAGGGATACTCCTATCCAAAACCGGCGATCGCCTTCAATTTCTAG
- the LOC6636587 gene encoding cuticle protein 16.5 — protein MKLLLICALVAAVAADVSHLPSNQYLPPNRGAASAPVASYAAPSYETAASAPVQSFASQSYSAPVQSYSAPATYTAAASAPVQSYAAPAQSYSVAASAPVQSYAAPAQSYSAPATYTAAASAPVQTYAAPAPVQSYSAPAAVESYTPAASAPVQTYSAPAAAAESYETAASEPAPAHSFSSADGYRYKTHRRVVLRRHRRDVSHLPSNDYLPPVQTAASAPSSEYLPPAASAPAPVYTAAASAPVQSYSAPVQSYSAPAQSYSAPAVESYETAASEPAPAHSFSSSDGYRYKTHRRVIRRRRY, from the exons ATG aaACTGTTGCTGATCTGTGCCCTCGTCGCCGCCGTTGCCGCGGATGTCAGCCATCTGCCCAGCAACCAATATCTGCCACCTAACCGCGGTGCTGCGAGCGCTCCGGTTGCCTCCTATGCTGCCCCCAGCTACGAGACAGCTGCCTCTGCTCCAGTCCAGAGCTTTGCCAGCCAATCGTACTCGGCTCCTGTCCAGTCCTACTCGGCTCCAGCTACCTACACTGCCGCCGCCTCGGCTCCAGTTCAGTCCTACGCAGCTCCTGCCCAGTCCTACTCGGTCGCCGCCTCTGCTCCAGTTCAGTCCTACGCAGCGCCCGCCCAGTCCTACTCGGCTCCAGCTACCTACACCGCCGCCGCCTCAGCTCCAGTTCAGACTTACGCAGCTCCCGCTCCCGTCCAGAGCTACAGCGCACCCGCTGCCGTTGAGAGCTACACGCCCGCCGCCTCCGCTCCAGTCCAGACTTACAGCGCacccgctgccgctgccgagAGCTACGAGACTGCTGCCTCTGAGCCAGCACCAGCTCACAGCTTCTCCTCTGCTGATGGTTACCGCTACAAGACCCACCGTCGCGTTGTGCTGCGTCGCCACCGTCGTGATGTGAGCCACCTGCCCTCCAACGACTACCTGCCCCCTGTGCAgactgctgcctctgctccaTCCAGCGAGTACCTGCCCCCAGCAGCATCGGCTCCAGCTCCTGTCTACACTGCCGCCGCCTCGGCTCCAGTCCAGTCCTACTCGGCTCCCGTTCAGTCCTACTCGGCTCCTGCTCAATCCTACAGCGCACCCGCTGTCGAGAGCTACGAGACCGCTGCCTCCGAGCCAGCTCCAGCCCACAGCTTCTCCTCGTCTGATGGCTACCGTTACAAGACCCACCGTCGCGTCATCCGTCGCCGCAGATACTAA
- the LOC6636586 gene encoding titin homolog, with protein sequence MQGRAADRSVISGPREKNLYKYQKVLRISSLEFRFNWCEQATQAVNMKLFLVAFAVIAAVAADVSHLPSNEYLPPVQQDFQTVAAPSNEYLAPVASEASYAQVGQGDLAADGYRYKTQRRVVVRRNRRDVNELPSNDYLPPVQEEAQVIAAPSNEYLAPVEAPIQQGSLADDGYRYKTHRRVVYRRNRRDVSHLPSNEYLPPVQVSAPAPSNEYLPPVQAAAPAPVQFSAPAPVQIAAPAPAPVQIAAPAPIAISAPIQEAAPAHELADDGYHYKTHRRVVYRRHRRDVSHLPTSEYLPPVQQDAQIVAAPTSEYLPPVSNVVDEYSGVQQGALADDGYRYKTHRRVVLRRHRRDVNELPSNEYLPPVQQEAQVIAAPSNEYLAPVEAPIQQGNLADDGYRYKTHRRVVLRRHRRDVNELPSNEYLPPVQQEAQVIAAPSNEYLAPVANEASYTQVAQGNLADDGYRYKTHRRVVLRRHRRDVNELPSNEYLPPVQQEAQGIAAPSNEYLAPVANEASYAQVAQGNLADDGYRYKTQRRVVFRRRH encoded by the exons ATGCAGGGAAGAGCTGCTGACCGCTCTGTAATAAGCGGGCCAAGAGAGAagaatttgtataaatacCAAAAGGTTCTGCGTATTTCTTCATTAGAGTTTCGGTTTAACTGGTGTGAACAAGCAACTCAAGCAGTCAACATG AAACTTTTCCTGGTTGCTTTCGCGGTGATCGCAGCTGTGGCTGCTGATGTCAGCCATCTGCCCTCCAACGAGTACTTGCCACCCGTGCAGCAGGATTTCCAGACCGTTGCTGCTCCCAGCAACGAGTACCTGGCTCCAGTTGCCAGTGAGGCCAGCTACGCCCAGGTTGGCCAGGGCGACCTTGCCGCCGATGGATACCGCTACAAGACCCAGCGTCGCGTTGTGGTCCGTCGCAACCGTCGTGATGTGAACGAGCTGCCCTCCAACGACTACCTGCCGCCTGTGCAGGAGGAGGCCCAGGTCATCGCCGCCCCTAGCAACGAGTACTTGGCTCCAGTTGAGGCCCCAATCCAGCAGGGCAGCCTTGCTGATGATGGATACCGCTACAAGACCCACCGTCGCGTCGTCTACCGTCGCAACCGTCGTGATGTGAGCCATCTGCCTTCCAACGAGTACCTGCCCCCTGTCCAGGTCTCTGCCCCAGCTCCGTCCAACGAGTACCTGCCACCCGTCCAGGCTGCTGCCCCCGCTCCAGTCCAGTTTTCTGCCCCAGCTCCAGTTCAGATTGCTGCCCCTGCTCCCGCTCCAGTCCAGattgctgctccagctcccaTTGCCATCTCCGCTCCAATTCAGGAGGCTGCTCCCGCTCATGAGTTGGCCGATGATGGATACCACTACAAGACCCACCGTCGCGTCGTCTACCGTCGCCATCGTCGTGATGTCAGCCATCTGCCCACCAGCGAGTACTTGCCCCCTGTGCAGCAGGATGCCCAGATCGTCGCCGCTCCCACCAGCGAATACCTGCCCCCAGTCTCCAACGTTGTTGATGAATACTCCGGTGTCCAGCAGGGTGCCCTTGCCGATGATGGTTACCGCTACAAGACCCACCGTCGCGTGGTCCTCCGTCGCCACCGTCGTGATGTGAACGAGCTGCCCTCCAACGAGTACCTGCCCCCCGTGCAGCAGGAAGCCCAGGTCATCGCCGCTCCCAGCAACGAGTACCTGGCTCCAGTTGAGGCCCCAATCCAGCAGGGCAACCTTGCTGATGATGGTTACCGCTACAAGACCCACCGTCGCGTTGTCCTCCGTCGCCACCGTCGTGATGTAAACGAGCTGCCCTCCAACGAGTACCTGCCCCCTGTGCAGCAGGAAGCCCAAGTCATCGCCGCTCCCAGCAACGAGTACTTGGCTCCAGTTGCCAATGAGGCCAGCTACACCCAGGTTGCCCAGGGCAACCTTGCCGATGATGGTTACCGCTACAAGACCCACCGTCGCGTTGTCCTCCGTCGTCACCGTCGTGATGTAAACGAGCTGCCCTCCAACGAGTACCTGCCCCCTGTGCAGCAGGAAGCCCAGGGCATCGCCGCTCCCAGCAACGAGTACTTGGCTCCAGTTGCCAATGAGGCCAGCTACGCCCAGGTTGCCCAGGGCAACCTTGCTGATGATGGATACCGCTACAAGACCCAGCGTCGTGTCGTCTTCCGTCGTCGTCATTAA
- the LOC6636585 gene encoding ubiquitin-binding protein Rv1468c: MEYFGASRRVAIISLSQELFKSLLLCLLAIGWLSEVAPSTHHRHHHRDYEDDEDQHYLPPEEHALKPFFRKDKHTSEHVVYHKGDEHHEPKRIDHYHHYDKQPALKTKHIHYQQVAPQLRTAQLLTAAPSQIVTRRRRPNRVLYASAPNSVFHTQINVQSQDSELSSQIRTDPLVPGAQLPANAGAQLPVTALPNCQSPVAGNPPIGCRVVDPAGAQLGADALPVGGGQLPANAGPPAGGQLPANAGPQAGGQLPANAGPPAGGQLAANAGLPAAGGQLPALGLAGVGNGANNLFIDPSQGAQLAAGNQNGGALQGFGNQNLFTPAAQLAVGGQDPLVSGQAGGVIRRPGSVLIQIDPAFGGQLPAAAQAAGNGNTNQFGPFLGAQLGAGQAPAGQQGVAPNGALLNPMLGGQLAAGGQAPALGGQLPAGGQAPAVGNANPVLGAQLAAGAQPLDPALGGQLPASAQAVGNGNPNQAAAVAARFNGRRRTGRQRSRSNYQGLNVVRGHVFGQPALQGPTNAVGNQQDTNIIDGNFYSYPAYQSRLVRVNGNQRSVFLADGGDYYDDDEATDIGIAASSPELSYAAPEHRGSRRKGSKSFDHETAASEYREDGYHYRNPRHTT; this comes from the coding sequence ATGGAATACTTTGGAGCCTCTAGACGAGTTGCTATTATTTCTCTCTCACAGGAGCTGTTCAAAAGCCTGTTGCTGTGCCTGTTGGCGATCGGTTGGTTGTCGGAGGTTGCGCCATCGACACATCACAGACACCACCACCGGGACTACGAGGACGATGAGGATCAGCATTATCTGCCGCCGGAGGAGCACGCACTGAAACCCTTTTTCCGCAAGGACAAGCACACCAGCGAGCACGTTGTCTACCATAAGGGCGACGAGCATCACGAGCCCAAGCGCATCGATCATTACCATCACTACGACAAGCAGCCCGCGCTGAAGACCAAGCACATACACTACCAGCAGGTTGCACCACAGCTGCGCACCGCTCAACTCCTGACTGCGGCTCCCTCCCAAATTGTGACGCGACGTCGGCGTCCGAACCGCGTGCTCTATGCAAGTGCACCCAACTCTGTGTTCCACACACAGATCAATGTGCAGTCCCAGGACTCCGAACTAAGTTCACAGATTCGAACAGATCCCCTTGTACCAGGTGCCCAACTTCCTGCCAATGCGGGCGCCCAGCTGCCTGTCACGGCTTTGCCCAACTGCCAGTCTCCAGTTGCTGGAAATCCGCCCATTGGCTGTCGTGTGGTTGACCCAGCTGGCGCTCAGCTGGGCGCCGATGCCTTGCCAGTTGGTGGTGGCCAGTTGCCAGCGAATGCTGGGCCTCCAGCTGGTGGCCAGTTGCCAGCGAATGCTGGTCCTCAAGCTGGTGGCCAGTTGCCAGCAAATGCTGGGCCTCCAGCTGGTGGCCAGTTGGCAGCCAATGCAGGGCTTCCAGCTGCTGGCGGACAATTACCCGCTCTTGGCCTGGCAGGGGTCGGCAATGGGGCCAACAATCTCTTTATAGATCCTTCGCAGGGCgctcagctggcagctggcaatcAAAATGGCGGCGCCTTGCAAGGATTTGGTAATCAGAACCTATTTACTCCGGCAGCTCAGCTGGCCGTTGGCGGGCAGGATCCATTGGTAAGCGGACAGGCTGGTGGAGTTATTCGGCGACCCGGCTCTGTGCTGATCCAGATTGATCCGGCATTTGGCGGCCAGCTGCCCGCCGCAGCTCAGGCGGCAGGCAACGGCAATACAAATCAATTCGGTCCATTTTTGGGCGCACAGCTTGGTGCTGGCCAGGCGCCAGCTGGTCAGCAAGGCGTGGCTCCAAATGGAGCTTTACTTAATCCTATGCTGGGCGGACAGCTAGCTGCTGGAGGACAAGCGCCAGCTTTGGGCGGCCAGCTGCCTGCAGGTGGTCAGGCGCCAGCTGTGGGCAATGCGAATCCCGTTTTGGGAGCTCAGCTGGCAGCAGGAGCACAGCCACTTGATCCAGCACTCGGTGGCCAGCTACCCGCCTCAGCCCAAGCAGTGGGCAATGGCAATCCAAATCAGGCTGCGGCTGTTGCGGCACGTTTCAATGGTCGCCGACGCACTGGACGTCAACGCAGTCGCTCCAATTACCAAGGCCTCAATGTGGTGCGGGGCCATGTGTTTGGCCAACCAGCTTTGCAGGGACCCACGAATGCAGTGGGCAATCAGCAAGACACGAACATCATCGACGGCAACTTCTATAGCTATCCGGCGTATCAAAGTCGGCTTGTCCGGGTGAATGGCAATCAGCGCAGCGTGTTCCTAGCCGATGGTGGAGATTATTACGATGATGACGAGGCCACAGACATTGGCATTGCAGCCAGCTCGCCCGAGCTGAGCTACGCAGCGCCCGAGCACAGGGGATCTCGCCGGAAGGGCAGCAAGAGCTTCGACCATGAGACGGCTGCCTCGGAGTACCGCGAGGATGGGTATCACTACCGGAATCCCAGGCACACTACATGA
- the LOC6636614 gene encoding cuticle protein 16.5, which translates to MQHFVLALALVGCVAAEAGYNYAAPGSAVAASVAAPVKSFVAPQAHHFAAAASAPAPAAAPVFHAAASAPAPTRTYVPPAAAPAAHHAAASAPVQSFAPAESASASVQTYVPPAPQAARPAVVPAHVAAPAAVAQVQHHAAASAPVQSFAAPAQSFQSVESSDSNYEAAASASASAPAVAHSGYEYRTVRHRVYRHRA; encoded by the exons ATG CAGCACTTTGTCCTGGCTCTGGCTTTGGTGGGGTGCGTAGCCGCTGAGGCGGGCTACAATTATGCAGCTCCCGGCTCCGCTGTGGCTGCCTCCGTTGCGGCTCCGGTGAAATCCTTTGTGGCACCTCAGGCTCATCactttgcagcagctgcctctgctcctgctccagctgcagctccggTCTTCCATGCCGCTGCATCCGCTCCAGCTCCGACCAGAACTTATGtgccgcctgctgcagctcctgctgccCATCACGCAGCTGCCTCTGCTCCCGTGCAGTCCTTTGCCCCAGCTGAGTCAGCTTCTGCTTCCGTTCAGACGTATGTGCCACCTGCTCCACAGGCTGCCCGGCCAGCTGTTGTCCCAGCTCATGTTGCTGCACCAGCTGCCGTAGCTCAGGTCCAGCATcatgctgctgcctctgctccCGTGCAATCCTTTGCTGCTCCAGCTCAGAGCTTCCAATCTGTAGAATCCTCGGATTCCAACTATGAAGCAGCTGCCTCTGCGTCTGCTTCTGCTCCTGCAGTCGCTCACTCCGGCTACGAGTACAGAACTGTGCGTCACCGCGTCTACAGGCATCGCGCCTAA
- the LOC138911124 gene encoding uncharacterized protein — translation MRSILVMAVLLLGGVVATIPSRTYLPPQYITQPQLTVQRPQNVYLPPAASYRQVSRVVSIPERTYLSPSVQIGQPQYISRPQLAVQRPVVQQVVRPLNVYLPPAAVQRPAISILSQPQYASPSRTYLPPQAAASGLEEQYDIDLRGQF, via the exons ATG CGTTCTATACTTGTCAtggctgtgttgttgttgggcggCGTTGTTGCTACAATACCGAGCAGAACCTACTTGCCACCCCAATACATCACCCAGCCGCAGCTGACCGTGCAGCGTCCACAGAATGTCTACTTGCCACCTGCAGCTTCCTATCGCCAGGTGAGCCGTGTGGTATCGATACCAGAACGCACGTACTTGTCGCCCTCCGTTCAGATCGGACAGCCGCAATATATATCGCGACCTCAGCTGGCTGTGCAGCGTCCGGTGGTGCAGCAGGTGGTGCGTCCCCTCAATGTATATCTGCCACCGGCTGCTGTGCAACGCCCAGCCATATCCATTCTGTCCCAGCCACAGTATGCCTCGCCATCTCGCACATATCTGCCGCCCCAGGCAGCTGCATCCGGCCTGGAGGAGCAATACGATATTGATTTGCGTGGTCAATTCTAA
- the LOC6636613 gene encoding uncharacterized protein isoform X1, which translates to MKLLIAFALVAAVSADVSHLFSNSDNLQEDGYHYQQPAKQFVIDVPQTYEQPAPVVYEKPAPVVYQKPAPVVYEKPAPVVYEKPAPVVYEKPAPVVYEKPAPVVYEKPAPVVYQKPAPVVYEQPAPAGILKEDGYHYGQPAVKFEPTQEYLPPVVQKPVYKPAPAPAPVPVYKPAPAPVPVYKPAPAPVPVYKPAPAPAPKPVIPVAPKVVIPAKPVNEYLPPVVQKPVAPVYKPAPAPVYKPAPAPAPVAPVYKPVPAPAPKPVIPVAPKVVIPAKPVNEYLPPVVQKPVYKPAPVAPVYKPAPVAPVYKPAPAPAPVYKPVPAPAPKPVIPVAPKVVIPAKPVNEYLPPVVQKPVYQPAPAPVYKPAPAPAPVAPVYKPAPAPVYQPAPVYKPAPAPVYQPAPAPVYRQPEPVAQGPKGYSYPNDPQPSFDF; encoded by the exons ATG AAACTCCTGATCGCCTTCGCCCTGGTGGCAGCCGTCAGTGCTGACGTTTCCCATCTGTTCTCGAACAGCGACAACCTGCAAGAGGATGGATACCACTACCAGCAGCCAGCCAAGCAGTTCGTCATTGACGTGCCACAAACCTATGAGCAGCCAGCTCCCGTAGTCTATGAGAAGCCAGCTCCAGTTGTCTACCAGAAGCCCGCTCCCGTTGTCTACGAGAAGCCTGCTCCCGTTGTCTACGAGAAGCCTGCTCCCGTTGTCTACGAGAAGCCCGCTCCAGTAGTCTATGAGAAGCCCGCTCCTGTTGTCTACGAGAAGCCCGCTCCTGTTGTCTACCAGAAGCCCGCTCCCGTTGTCTACGAGCAGCCTGCTCCTGCTGGCATCCTGAAGGAAGATGGATATCATTATGGCCAGCCTGCTGTCAAATTCGAACCGACTCAGGAATATCTGCCCCCAGTCGTCCAGAAGCCTGTCTACaagccagctccagctccagcgccAGTTCCTGTCTACaagccagctccagctccagttcctgTCTACaagccagctccagctccagttcctgTCTACaagccagctccagctcctgctccCAAGCCAGTGATCCCAGTCGCTCCCAAGGTTGTGATCCCAGCTAAGCCCGTGAACGAGTACCTGCCCCCAGTTGTCCAGAAGCCTGTGGCTCCAGTGTACaagccagctccagctcctgtCTACaagccagctccagctccagctccagttgcGCCTGTTTACAAGCCAGTTCCCGCTCCTGCTCCCAAGCCCGTGATCCCAGTCGCTCCCAAGGTTGTGATCCCAGCTAAGCCCGTCAACGAGTACCTGCCCCCAGTCGTCCAGAAGCCTGTCTACAAGCCAGCTCCAGTTGCGCCTGTCTACAAGCCAGCTCCAGTTGCCCCTGTCTACaagccagctccagctccagctcctgtCTACAAGCcagttccagctccagctcccaAGCCCGTGATCCCGGTCGCTCCCAAGGTTGTGATCCCAGCTAAGCCCGTCAACGAGTACCTGCCCCCTGTTGTACAGAAGCCAGTCTACcagccagctccagctcctgtCTACaagccagctccagctccagctccagttgcGCCTGTCTACaagccagctccagctcctgtCTACCAGCCAGCGCCTGTCTACAAGCCTGCTCCGGCTCCCGTCTACcagccagctccagctcctgtCTACCGCCAGCCAGAGCCTGTTGCTCAAGGACCTAAGGGCTACAGCTACCCCAACGACCCCCAGCCATCTTTCGACTTTTAG
- the LOC6636613 gene encoding uncharacterized protein isoform X2, which translates to MKLLIAFALVAAVSADVSHLFSNSDNLQEDGYHYQQPAKQFVIDVPQTYEQPAPVVYEKPAPVVYQKPAPVVYEKPAPVVYEKPAPVVYEKPAPVVYEKPAPVVYEKPAPVVYQKPAPVVYEQPAPAGILKEDGYHYGQPAVKFEPTQEYLPPVVQKPVYKPAPAPAPVPVYKPAPAPVPVYKPAPAPAPKPVIPVAPKVVIPAKPVNEYLPPVVQKPVAPVYKPAPAPVYKPAPAPAPVAPVYKPVPAPAPKPVIPVAPKVVIPAKPVNEYLPPVVQKPVYKPAPVAPVYKPAPVAPVYKPAPAPAPVYKPVPAPAPKPVIPVAPKVVIPAKPVNEYLPPVVQKPVYQPAPAPVYKPAPAPAPVAPVYKPAPAPVYQPAPVYKPAPAPVYQPAPAPVYRQPEPVAQGPKGYSYPNDPQPSFDF; encoded by the exons ATG AAACTCCTGATCGCCTTCGCCCTGGTGGCAGCCGTCAGTGCTGACGTTTCCCATCTGTTCTCGAACAGCGACAACCTGCAAGAGGATGGATACCACTACCAGCAGCCAGCCAAGCAGTTCGTCATTGACGTGCCACAAACCTATGAGCAGCCAGCTCCCGTAGTCTATGAGAAGCCAGCTCCAGTTGTCTACCAGAAGCCCGCTCCCGTTGTCTACGAGAAGCCTGCTCCCGTTGTCTACGAGAAGCCTGCTCCCGTTGTCTACGAGAAGCCCGCTCCAGTAGTCTATGAGAAGCCCGCTCCTGTTGTCTACGAGAAGCCCGCTCCTGTTGTCTACCAGAAGCCCGCTCCCGTTGTCTACGAGCAGCCTGCTCCTGCTGGCATCCTGAAGGAAGATGGATATCATTATGGCCAGCCTGCTGTCAAATTCGAACCGACTCAGGAATATCTGCCCCCAGTCGTCCAGAAGCCTGTCTACaagccagctccagctccagcg ccagttcctgTCTACaagccagctccagctccagttcctgTCTACaagccagctccagctcctgctccCAAGCCAGTGATCCCAGTCGCTCCCAAGGTTGTGATCCCAGCTAAGCCCGTGAACGAGTACCTGCCCCCAGTTGTCCAGAAGCCTGTGGCTCCAGTGTACaagccagctccagctcctgtCTACaagccagctccagctccagctccagttgcGCCTGTTTACAAGCCAGTTCCCGCTCCTGCTCCCAAGCCCGTGATCCCAGTCGCTCCCAAGGTTGTGATCCCAGCTAAGCCCGTCAACGAGTACCTGCCCCCAGTCGTCCAGAAGCCTGTCTACAAGCCAGCTCCAGTTGCGCCTGTCTACAAGCCAGCTCCAGTTGCCCCTGTCTACaagccagctccagctccagctcctgtCTACAAGCcagttccagctccagctcccaAGCCCGTGATCCCGGTCGCTCCCAAGGTTGTGATCCCAGCTAAGCCCGTCAACGAGTACCTGCCCCCTGTTGTACAGAAGCCAGTCTACcagccagctccagctcctgtCTACaagccagctccagctccagctccagttgcGCCTGTCTACaagccagctccagctcctgtCTACCAGCCAGCGCCTGTCTACAAGCCTGCTCCGGCTCCCGTCTACcagccagctccagctcctgtCTACCGCCAGCCAGAGCCTGTTGCTCAAGGACCTAAGGGCTACAGCTACCCCAACGACCCCCAGCCATCTTTCGACTTTTAG